One Skermanella pratensis genomic window, AGGTGCTGGGCCTCGAAGCCGTCCTGGCCGACGGGACGGTGCTCAGCGACATGAGCGGGATGCTGAAGAACAACACCGGCTTCGACCTGAAGCAGCTGTTCATCGGCGCCGAGGGGGCGCTCGGCGTCGTCACGCGGGCGGTTCTCCGCCTGCAGCCGGCGCCCAGGGCCCGGGCGACGGCGTGGCTGGCCGTCGCCGACGATTCATCCCTGATCACGGCCCTGTCGACGGCGCGCCAGCGGCTCGGTTCGAGCCTCGCCGCCTTCGAGGCGATGTGGCCCGGCTACCTGTCGGCGATCACCGCACGCGGGCCGCACTACCGATCGCCCCTTGCCGAGAGTGCTACTCCCGCCGTCCTGATCGACGTCTTCGGCGACGACCCCGCCGTCACCGATGCCGACCTGCGCGAGCGCCTGGAGGGCTTCCTGGCCGACGCCCTGGAGCAGGGCTGGCTGAACGACGCGGTGATCGCCGAGAGCATCGACCAGTCCCGCCGCCTTTGGGCGATCCGCGACGAGGCTCCGGCCGAATACTCGACCCTCTTCCGGAGTTCCAAGGGCTACGACGTGTCGATCCCGATCAGCCGCATGATCGATGCGGTCCGGGTCCTGGAAACCGCCCTCTCGGGAGCGGTGCCCGAGGCCGCCGTCCTGATCTACGGGCATCTCGGCGACGCCAACATCCATGTCGTCGTCGGCTTCGACGCCCCGGTGGAGAAGGCTGTCTACGAGCGCGTCGACGGCCTTCTCTACGGCATGGTGCGCGATTTCTCCGGTTCGGTGTCGGCCGAACACGGGATCGGCGTCCTGAAGCGCCAATGGCTCGGCTTCACCCGGTCGGAGGCGGAGATCGCGACCATGCTGCGGCTGAAGTCGGCGCTCGACCCGTCCGGCATCCTCAACCCGGGACGGGTGGTCGCTTCCTCCCGATAGGCCTCATGACGCCCCGCCCGCCGCGGGCGCGAGGAAATGCGAGACGCGCGGCGGCTCGGCACCGTGGTGGAACGCGCGCGCCCGCTCCTGGAGGGCCTGGTCGGTCCGGCTGACCCGCTCGTGCTGGCGCAGGTGCTCGAGCCAGGACTGGAGGATGAAGTACTCCAGGAACCGCCCCTGCGCGGCGGCGTCCTCGAACACTCCCCAGGACAGGGCGCCGGACCGCCGCCTCGCCCGCCCCAGGTCCGCCATGGCCGCCGCGAAGGCGGCTCCGTCGGCCGGATCGATCCGGTACTCCACGGTGACCATGACCGGCCCGCGGTCCGGCTCGGGGTCATGGTCGACCATCGGCGCCGGCCAGTGCATCGAAGGTGCCAGGTCGAGCCCCGCGCCTCCGGCCAGCGAGTAGCGCAGCGCCGCCGCCGAGCCGAGCACAAGGCCCACCGCCGCGAGCGCCAGGGCCGTCGGCGTGCCGGCCAGGGTCGCGACCTGCCCCCAGACGGCGCTGCCCCCGGCCATCGAGCCGAAGAAGACCACGAGGAAGACCGACAGCGCTCGGGCCTTCACCCAGCCGGCGGTCGCCTGCTGCGCCCCGACATTCAGTGTCGACAGCATCGCTATCCAGGAAAACCCCGCGACCAGCATGGCGACGGCCACCAGTTCGAAGGTCCTGACAAAGGCCAGCGCCAGCGTCGCCGCCGCGAATGCCCAGGTGGCGAGCACCGTCAGCCGGTCCGCCGAGAGACGGGCGCGAAAGCGGGGCAGCAGCAGCGCGCCCGTAACGGCGCCGACGCCGATGCAGGCGAGCAGGATGCCGTAGCCTCCGGGCCCCTCCCCCAGTTCGTTGCGGGTGACGATGGGCAGGAGCGCCCAGGCGGCGCTGCCGAAGGCGAAGAAGGCGACGGCGCGGACCAGGACGGCGCGCAGGGCCGGCGCTTCGCGGACATAGCGCAGGCCCGCGCGCACCGCCGGGACGAAATGCTCGGGCGGCAAGCGGTTCGGCGTCGCCTCGCGCTTCCAGGCCAGGAGCACGATCAGCACCCCGAGGAAGGAGAGCGCGTTCAGAAGGAAGACGACCGCGGGGCCGGCGAAGGACAGGATCGCGCCGGCGAGCGCCGGACCGATCGCCCGGCTGACATTGATGCCCATGCTGTTCAGCGCCACCGCCGAGGACATTTCCTCCTTCGGGACCAGTTCGGGCACGATCGCCTGGAACGCCGGCGCGTTCATGGCGGCACCGGTGCCGAGCGCGAAGGTCGCGACGAGCAGGATGGCGGGAGTGACCAGCCCGAGCAGCGCCAGCGTGCCAAGGGTCATCGCGGCGGCAAGGCCCCAGAGCTGGGCGGCGATCAGGAACCGGCGACGATCAACGATGTCGGCGAGGACTCCCGACGGTAGCGCGAACAGGAACATCGGCAGCGTGGTCGCGGCCTGGACCAGCGCCACCATGAAGGGGCTGGGCGACAGCGAAGTCATGAACCAGCCCGCGCCGACATCGTGCATCCAGGTGCCGATGTTGGACGCGACGGTCGCGATCCAGAGCGCCCGGAAGGTCCCGTGCTTGAACGGGCTCCAGGCGCCGCCGGCGGAGGCTGGAGCCGGGGTCCGTTCGACGGCGGCCGTCATGGGATATCCTCCGTCGGAAAGCGAAGCGGATGCAGTCCAGGGCACTCCGGAGCCGGCTTTTGCCGGAGACAAAGCAGCGGGGTCGAACTGCTCCGGACTCCTGCCGGTCCTGTCCAGCCCGGGCTGCGCGCACGGCGGCGCGCGCAGCCCGATCCTGCGGGGCCGGTCACCCGGCGGCGATCGGCGCCAGGGTCTCGTTCGGCTCCCTGGTGCGCTGCGGCGCCTTGTGGACCATGGTATAGGCATAGTCGACGCCCATGCCGTAGGCGCCGGAATGCTCCCGGACCAGGGCCATGACCGCGTCGTAAGTATCCCGGCGCGCCCAGTCGCGCTGCCATTCGAGCAGCACCTGCTGCCAGGTCACGGGCACGACGCCGACCTGGATCATGCGCTGCATGGAATAGTCGTGCGCCTCCTTCGAGGTGCCGCCGGACGCGTCGGCCACCATGTAGATCTCGTACCCGCCTTCCAGCATGGCCGAGAGGGCGAACGAATTGTTGCACACCTCGGTCCAGAGGCCGGAGACGACGACCTTCCTCTGGCCGTTCGCGGCCAAGGCGTCGCGGACCTTCTGGTCGTCCCAGGAATTCATGGAGGTCCGCTCCAGCAGCTTCTTGCCGGGGAAGACGTCCAGCAGTTCGGGATAGGTGAAGCCCGAGAAGCTTTCGGTCTCCACGGTGGTGATCGTGGTCGGAATGTTGAAGATCTTCGCGGCCTTGGCCAGGGCCACGGTGTTGCTCTTCAGGACCTGTCGGTCGATCGACTGCACCCCGAACGCCATCTGCGGCTGGTGGTCGATGAAGATCAGCTGGCAATTGTGGGGCGTGAGCAGGTGAAGCTTCGTGTCGGTCATCTCTATGTCTCCCATGCAGGATCTGTTTTCTGAAGATCGCCCGCGGTCCGGATCAGCCCGGCTCCCCTGCGCCCCGGGCATAGCCCGAGCGGATGCAGTCGAGCAGTTCGTCCGGTTCGAACGGTTTGGCCAGATAGCTTCCGACCCCCGCCCTCAACGCGCGGGCGCGGGTCGCCTCCTCGGGAAAGGCGGTGACCAGGACGGTCGGCACCGGAGTGCCCGACGCGACCAGTTGGCGGTACAGGTCCAGCCCGCCCATGCCGGGCATCCGCACATCCGCGATCAGGCAGGCGGTCCGCGCCGCTTCCCCGGAATTCAGGAACTCGGCGGCGCTCCGGAACCCCGATGCCGTGAACCCCATCGCCCTGACGAGGCTGACCGCGGCCTCCCGAGCCGAGTCGTCGTCGTCGACGACCGCAATCAGCAGGTTTGCGGACATTCCGTCCCTTTCCCGGTCCTTCCCCGACGAAGGCGTTCCCGCGTCGAGGCGAATCATGGGGACAATCGGCGGATTTGAGCAATTATACTCTGGTATCGGCGGACTAGGGCTTTGCGGTAACGGCGCCCAGCTTGTCCGCGAAGCGCACCAGGTCCGGCAGGGACCTCGCCTGCATCTTGCGCATGACCTGGGCACGATGGACCTTCACCGTGACCTCGCTGAGCTGAAGCTCGCCGGCGATCTGCTTGTTCATCAGGCCGGCGGCGACCAGCGCCATGATTTCCTGCTCCCGCGGCGTCAGCGTCGCGAAGCGTTCCCGTAACTCCGCGAGCATGGCCAGCTCCTCCCGGCGCCCCCGGTCCAGCTCGATGCCCCTGTGGACCGCGTCGAGCAGATCCTGGTCCCGGAAGGGTTTGGTGAGGAACTCGAGCGCGCCCGCCTTCATCGCCGCCACCGACATCGGGATATCGCCGTGCCCGGTTATGAAGACGATCGGAATGCTGATTCCCGATCCGGCCAGCTCGCGCTGCAACTCCAGCCCGCTGGAGCCCGGCAGCCTGACGTCGAGGATCAGGCAGCCGGGGACGTCGAGCCGCTCGCCGAGCATGAACGCCTGCGTCGTGTCGAACGCCTGCACCGAATGACCGACCGAACGCAGCAGGCTCCGGATCGACTCCCGGACGGAGGGATCGTCATCGACGACGAAGACGACGGACTGCGGCAGGCTCATCGGCCCGGTCCCCCGACCGGCCGGAGGTGATCGTCGCTGCTCGGGAGCGTGAACCGGAAGACCGCGCCCTGCGGGACATTGTCGGTCGCCCAGAGCCTCCCGCCCCCAGCCTCGATGATCAATCTGCAGAACATCAGCCCCATGCCCATTCCGTCGGGTTTCGTCGTGAAGAACGGCTCGAAGATCCTGGCCCGGTGCTCCGGATCGAT contains:
- a CDS encoding FAD-binding oxidoreductase — encoded protein: MPSDAAFSTLLDALVDVLGPTAVSTDMPDRERHASDWSGLQGSRPRAVLRPRTTEQVSAALRLCSAAGQPVVVQGGLTGLAGGASAREGEVALSLDRMTGVEAIDQAAMAMTVKAGTTLAAVQAAAADAGLFYAVDIGARGSCTIGGTIATNAGGIRVVRYGMTRLQVLGLEAVLADGTVLSDMSGMLKNNTGFDLKQLFIGAEGALGVVTRAVLRLQPAPRARATAWLAVADDSSLITALSTARQRLGSSLAAFEAMWPGYLSAITARGPHYRSPLAESATPAVLIDVFGDDPAVTDADLRERLEGFLADALEQGWLNDAVIAESIDQSRRLWAIRDEAPAEYSTLFRSSKGYDVSIPISRMIDAVRVLETALSGAVPEAAVLIYGHLGDANIHVVVGFDAPVEKAVYERVDGLLYGMVRDFSGSVSAEHGIGVLKRQWLGFTRSEAEIATMLRLKSALDPSGILNPGRVVASSR
- a CDS encoding MFS transporter, encoding MTAAVERTPAPASAGGAWSPFKHGTFRALWIATVASNIGTWMHDVGAGWFMTSLSPSPFMVALVQAATTLPMFLFALPSGVLADIVDRRRFLIAAQLWGLAAAMTLGTLALLGLVTPAILLVATFALGTGAAMNAPAFQAIVPELVPKEEMSSAVALNSMGINVSRAIGPALAGAILSFAGPAVVFLLNALSFLGVLIVLLAWKREATPNRLPPEHFVPAVRAGLRYVREAPALRAVLVRAVAFFAFGSAAWALLPIVTRNELGEGPGGYGILLACIGVGAVTGALLLPRFRARLSADRLTVLATWAFAAATLALAFVRTFELVAVAMLVAGFSWIAMLSTLNVGAQQATAGWVKARALSVFLVVFFGSMAGGSAVWGQVATLAGTPTALALAAVGLVLGSAAALRYSLAGGAGLDLAPSMHWPAPMVDHDPEPDRGPVMVTVEYRIDPADGAAFAAAMADLGRARRRSGALSWGVFEDAAAQGRFLEYFILQSWLEHLRQHERVSRTDQALQERARAFHHGAEPPRVSHFLAPAAGGAS
- a CDS encoding hydrolase — its product is MTDTKLHLLTPHNCQLIFIDHQPQMAFGVQSIDRQVLKSNTVALAKAAKIFNIPTTITTVETESFSGFTYPELLDVFPGKKLLERTSMNSWDDQKVRDALAANGQRKVVVSGLWTEVCNNSFALSAMLEGGYEIYMVADASGGTSKEAHDYSMQRMIQVGVVPVTWQQVLLEWQRDWARRDTYDAVMALVREHSGAYGMGVDYAYTMVHKAPQRTREPNETLAPIAAG
- a CDS encoding response regulator transcription factor; amino-acid sequence: MSANLLIAVVDDDDSAREAAVSLVRAMGFTASGFRSAAEFLNSGEAARTACLIADVRMPGMGGLDLYRQLVASGTPVPTVLVTAFPEEATRARALRAGVGSYLAKPFEPDELLDCIRSGYARGAGEPG
- a CDS encoding response regulator transcription factor, encoding MSLPQSVVFVVDDDPSVRESIRSLLRSVGHSVQAFDTTQAFMLGERLDVPGCLILDVRLPGSSGLELQRELAGSGISIPIVFITGHGDIPMSVAAMKAGALEFLTKPFRDQDLLDAVHRGIELDRGRREELAMLAELRERFATLTPREQEIMALVAAGLMNKQIAGELQLSEVTVKVHRAQVMRKMQARSLPDLVRFADKLGAVTAKP